DNA from Candidatus Binatia bacterium:
AAGTATCCAGCGTACAGCACCTGACCGGAACCACCGGGGTTCAAGGTCGGGCCGGCACCAAACCCGTCGGGCGATGTCGGACGGTTTGCCGGGTCAAAGGACAGAAGTCCGTTGTAGTTCTTGTAAATATTCTCTGATGCGTTCGCGGTTGGTGTGGCGGTCGGCACCGGTGTCGGGGTCGGTGTGGCGGTCGGCACCGGTGTCGGGGTCGGTGTGGCGGTCGGCACCGGTGTCGGGGTCGGTGTGGCGGTCGGCACTGGTGTCGGGGTCGGTGTGGCGGTCGGCACCGGTGTCGGGGTCGGTGTGGCGGTCGGAGTGGGCGTGGGCGTGGGTGTCGGGGTGGGCGTGGGTGTCGGGCCCGCGCAGCTCGGGTCGTTTGTCGTCACGACATCAATGGGCGTACCCACGGTGCCCGTGTTGAAGGTCTGCGGCCAGCGCGCTTTATCCGCGCAGTAGGTGATCGGCGACAAGCTTGAATTCAACAGGAAGATATCGAGGTCGAACGTGTTGAAATCACCCAGGAAATCCACGCGAGTTAGTGCGTTATTGGCGAATGCCTCTGTGGCGATCGTTGATACAGTTTCCGGAATGATCAAATTTTCAATTTGGTTCCCTGCAAAAGCGCTGCCGCCGAGTGTGGTCACGCCGGCACCGAGCGTGAGTGTTGTAATGACGTTGTCCTTGAAGGCGAGTGTTTCAATGGTGACGACCCCGTCGGGAATGATCAGGCTGGCCAGGTTGCTGTTGTTGAATGCACTCTGTTTGATGGTCACCACGCTTTCGGGAATGGTGACGCTGGTGAGCAAGGGCGTTTCTTCAAACGCGCCTTCTCCGATCGTCTCAACCTTGTTGCCGAGCGTAACGCTGGATAACTGCGGACATTCAGAGAACGCGCTGTCGCCGATCGTAGTCACTAGTGCGCCGATGGTCACACTTTGAAGCTGGCTGTTCGCAAAGGCCTCCCTTTTGATGCTGGTCACGAAATAACACGCTGCTGCGCCGCTATCACATGCGCTGACGGGAATGGCAATGGTCGTCGGAGAGTTCCCCGTCGCAAATCCGGTCACCTCAGCCTCGGTGCCACTGGTCGCGGTATATCGAAG
Protein-coding regions in this window:
- a CDS encoding leucine-rich repeat domain-containing protein, translating into MNDSTTTARLRYLSAPITFLISILAFDPALAFDAGGLRYTATSGTEAEVTGFATGNSPTTIAIPVSACDSGAAACYFVTSIKREAFANSQLQSVTIGALVTTIGDSAFSECPQLSSVTLGNKVETIGEGAFEETPLLTSVTIPESVVTIKQSAFNNSNLASLIIPDGVVTIETLAFKDNVITTLTLGAGVTTLGGSAFAGNQIENLIIPETVSTIATEAFANNALTRVDFLGDFNTFDLDIFLLNSSLSPITYCADKARWPQTFNTGTVGTPIDVVTTNDPSCAGPTPTPTPTPTPTPTPTATPTPTPVPTATPTPTPVPTATPTPTPVPTATPTPTPVPTATPTPTPVPTATPTANASENIYKNYNGLLSFDPANRPTSPDGFGAGPTLNPGGSGQVLYAGY